In a genomic window of Methanosarcina horonobensis HB-1 = JCM 15518:
- a CDS encoding disaggregatase related repeat-containing protein has translation MLNRKLVIFFVVICLAFSNVPAALCASSALVVYVAGDGSGDFNCDGKDDHIQINEALKFVAENSAYTTVHLKGPFTYVIDETLLIGSNTILEGDSSAKIKLVSNANWEVSKPMIKERSSGSHDITIRGFTIDGNREGNTNVESGKGYYNLIHLRNCQNISVYDMCLTNNHGDGLKTDNCSNIKLYNSRIYLLGHDGLYASSCSGVEAYNNTITCRTNSGLRLYNTNKASLHDNVITSDGSGGAGIEIQKYNSPLMDDIEVYNNVIYKTARVGIWIFGAGSYSPSTTNVHVHHNQIYDTGTKSSSIIIGGIISDGFNALIENNVIDGVYGAGIVQKNVYSSAPSGSGYVITLRNNIISNSRSSSGGIGYAVSNELTGTHSFVLQNNCFYGNAGGDYKNVQASSSDIKADPQYADRSNHDYHLKSKAGRWNGKSWVTDSTSSPCIDAGYSLSDYSAEPQNNGGRINIGAFGNTKYASKSGTQTANNQAPVIKSIQNAVVEIGKAFTFTVSASDENEDTLTYFASNLPAGATLDSSSGLFSWAPTAGQEGTYVVTFEVSDGELSALTTATLSVVKQESSSPRIGELYDNRLREASPDTVFQSTSFIDVGGMNSVRYRDVIWFDLSEYATSEEIDNTTLSLYWYYPAGSTRSEDTVVEVYRPASSWNPDYVSWNKRDKGTAWENAGGDWYDKNGVLQGNTPYATITLKGSNLPDNRYYELNVTDLVKEYTSGKYENTGFLIKGRIERNNYIAFYSSEAGNENQKPILAVNEKSSVDPVLNITITGAKDNRLREASPEVVYQASSFIDAGGMNSVRYRDVMWFDLSKCDDVTEVSNATLSLYWYYPAGSSRPQDTLIEIYRPASSWNANYVSWNKRDKNVAWKNAGGDWYDKNGVLQGSTPYATLTIKGSIHPDNRYYELDVTDLVNEYISGKYKNTGIFIKARTENNNYIAFYSTEAGSENQRPKLSLRS, from the coding sequence CTGTTGAATCGAAAATTAGTAATATTTTTTGTTGTAATTTGCCTTGCCTTCTCAAATGTTCCTGCCGCTTTATGTGCTAGTTCGGCACTGGTTGTATATGTTGCAGGAGACGGTAGCGGTGACTTTAATTGTGATGGAAAAGACGACCATATACAGATAAATGAGGCTCTCAAGTTCGTGGCCGAGAATTCTGCATATACAACTGTTCATCTAAAGGGCCCGTTCACATATGTCATTGACGAAACCCTTTTGATAGGCAGCAATACTATTCTTGAGGGGGATTCGAGTGCAAAAATAAAACTTGTCAGTAATGCTAACTGGGAAGTTTCAAAGCCAATGATAAAGGAAAGAAGTTCAGGCAGTCACGATATTACCATTAGAGGCTTTACAATTGACGGAAACCGGGAAGGAAATACCAATGTCGAAAGTGGTAAGGGATATTATAACCTTATTCACCTGAGAAACTGTCAGAACATAAGTGTGTATGATATGTGTCTGACCAATAACCACGGAGACGGCTTGAAAACAGATAACTGTTCTAACATAAAGCTCTATAACAGCAGGATATATCTGCTTGGACACGACGGCCTCTATGCCAGTAGCTGTTCAGGCGTGGAGGCTTACAATAACACAATAACCTGCAGGACAAACAGCGGACTCAGGCTTTATAACACAAACAAAGCCAGTCTGCATGACAATGTAATTACATCTGACGGTTCTGGGGGTGCAGGAATTGAAATCCAGAAGTATAATTCTCCTTTAATGGATGATATTGAAGTATATAATAATGTAATATACAAAACTGCCCGTGTAGGGATCTGGATTTTTGGAGCAGGCTCTTATTCACCATCCACAACAAATGTCCACGTTCATCATAACCAGATCTATGATACAGGGACCAAGTCAAGCAGTATCATAATAGGAGGAATCATATCAGATGGATTCAATGCACTCATTGAAAACAATGTTATTGACGGAGTCTACGGAGCTGGCATCGTACAGAAAAACGTGTATTCTTCTGCCCCCTCCGGTTCAGGCTATGTAATTACATTGAGAAATAATATAATTTCAAACTCCAGGTCTTCTTCGGGTGGAATCGGGTATGCAGTGTCCAATGAATTAACAGGTACACATTCTTTTGTCCTGCAGAACAACTGCTTTTACGGAAACGCAGGTGGAGACTACAAAAATGTCCAGGCTTCATCTTCTGATATAAAGGCAGACCCGCAGTACGCTGATAGGAGTAACCATGACTATCATCTTAAATCAAAAGCAGGAAGATGGAACGGAAAAAGCTGGGTGACTGACAGCACAAGTTCCCCATGCATTGATGCAGGGTATAGCCTTTCGGACTATTCTGCAGAACCTCAGAACAATGGAGGCAGGATTAACATAGGGGCTTTCGGGAACACTAAGTATGCTTCAAAATCCGGAACACAAACAGCAAACAATCAGGCTCCTGTGATAAAGTCAATCCAGAATGCCGTTGTTGAGATTGGAAAAGCCTTTACCTTTACAGTTAGTGCATCGGATGAAAACGAAGATACCCTTACTTATTTCGCTTCAAATCTTCCCGCAGGCGCAACTTTAGACAGCAGTTCAGGTCTTTTCAGCTGGGCTCCGACTGCCGGACAGGAAGGAACCTATGTAGTAACCTTTGAGGTAAGCGATGGAGAGCTAAGTGCCTTGACTACAGCAACCCTGAGCGTTGTCAAACAGGAAAGTTCTTCCCCGAGAATAGGAGAGCTCTATGATAATCGCCTGCGTGAAGCTTCCCCTGATACTGTTTTCCAGAGTACTTCTTTTATTGATGTAGGTGGAATGAATAGTGTCAGGTACAGAGATGTAATATGGTTTGACCTGAGCGAGTACGCAACCTCAGAAGAAATCGATAATACAACCCTTTCTCTTTACTGGTATTATCCGGCAGGAAGCACAAGGTCGGAAGACACAGTGGTCGAAGTCTACAGGCCTGCTTCATCCTGGAATCCGGACTATGTAAGCTGGAATAAAAGGGATAAGGGAACTGCATGGGAAAACGCGGGCGGAGACTGGTACGATAAAAATGGTGTCTTGCAGGGGAACACACCTTATGCCACGATAACTCTTAAAGGTAGCAACCTTCCAGATAACAGATACTACGAACTGAACGTGACCGATCTCGTAAAAGAATATACAAGCGGTAAGTACGAAAACACGGGATTCCTCATTAAAGGAAGGATTGAACGTAATAATTACATAGCTTTTTACAGTTCCGAAGCCGGAAACGAGAACCAGAAACCCATACTTGCCGTAAATGAGAAATCCTCTGTAGATCCGGTCCTGAACATAACCATTACCGGGGCAAAAGATAACCGCCTGCGTGAAGCATCTCCTGAGGTAGTCTATCAGGCAAGCTCTTTTATTGATGCTGGCGGGATGAATAGTGTCAGGTACAGGGACGTAATGTGGTTTGACCTGAGTAAATGCGATGACGTTACCGAAGTTAGTAATGCAACTCTTTCTCTCTACTGGTATTATCCTGCAGGAAGCTCAAGGCCTCAGGATACTTTGATTGAGATTTACAGACCGGCTTCTTCCTGGAACGCAAACTACGTAAGCTGGAATAAGCGGGACAAAAACGTTGCCTGGAAAAATGCTGGAGGAGACTGGTATGATAAAAACGGTGTCTTGCAGGGCAGCACTCCGTATGCTACACTCACCATTAAAGGCAGCATCCATCCTGACAACAGATATTACGAACTGGATGTAACGGATCTCGTAAATGAATATATAAGTGGAAAATACAAAAATACCGGAATTTTCATAAAAGCCCGCACGGAAAACAATAATTACATTGCCTTTTACAGCACTGAGGCAGGAAGTGAGAATCAGCGCCCGAAATTGAGTCTGAGATCATAA